One genomic window of Medicago truncatula cultivar Jemalong A17 chromosome 1, MtrunA17r5.0-ANR, whole genome shotgun sequence includes the following:
- the LOC25483195 gene encoding flavanone 3-dioxygenase 3: MENGENLSSFYTLDNAQEKSISHVPQNFVIPNMHRPNLETKYANLAVVDMAALKNGSASRSRVIQEIRDSCRRLGFFQVVNHGVSESVLEEALSVASKFFDLPTKEKVNLMSNDVYKPVRYCTSIKDGVDKVQFWRVFLKHYANPLKDWIHMWPENPSDYREKMGRYCQEVKKVGLELISTIIESLEINPSYLTKKLEDGMQVIAVNCYPPCPQPDIALGLPPHSDYSCLTILYQSCEGLQIMDFEDKTWKAIPHIPGALQVHVGDHFEVLSNGLYKSVVHRATLNRDKTRISITSLFSLGMDDKMETAKELVDDQNPKKYRESSFKDFLDFLATNDISEGKSFIDILKINNDNHY, from the exons ATGGAGAATGGTGAAAACCTAAGTTCATTCTATACTTTAGACAATGCTCAAGAGAAGAGTATCTCTCATGTCCCTCAAAATTTTGTAATTCCAAACATGCATAGACCAAATTTGGAAACAAAATATGCTAATCTTGCTGTTGTTGATATGGCTGCTCTTAAGAATGGCTCAGCATCAAGGTCTCGTGTTATTCAAGAAATTCGAGATTCATGTCGTCGTTTAGGTTTCTTTCAA GTTGTGAACCATGGTGTGAGTGAATCAGTGCTAGAGGAGGCTTTATCAGTGGCATCCAAATTTTTTGATTTGCCGACAAAAGAGAAAGTGAATTTGATGTCAAATGATGTTTACAAGCCAGTAAGATATTGCACAAGCATTAAAGATGGAGTTGATAAAGTTCAGTTTTGGAGGGTTTTTCTCAAACACTATGCTAACCCCTTAAAGGATTGGATTCATATGTGGCCAGAAAATCCATCAGATTACAG GGAAAAGATGGGAAGATATTGCCAAGAAGTGAAGAAAGTGGGCTTAGAGTTAATATCAACAATAATTGAAAGTCTTGAAATAAATCCATCATATCTAACAAAAAAGCTTGAAGATGGAATGCAAGTGATTGCAGTGAATTGCTATCCACCATGTCCACAACCAGATATTGCATTAGGCCTCCCACCACACTCTGACTATAGTTGCCTTACCATTCTATACCAAAGTTGTGAAGGACTACAAATAATGGATTTTGAGGACAAAACTTGGAAAGCAATACCACACATTCCTGGTGCACTTCAAGTGCATGTAGGTGACCATTTTGAGGTATTAAGCAATGGTTTGTACAAGAGTGTTGTCCATAGGGCTACCCTTAATAGGGACAAAACAAGAATCTCTATTACTAGTTTATTCAGTTTGGGAATGGATGATAAAATGGAGACTGCTAAAGAGCTTGTGGATGATCAAAACCCTAAGAAATATAGGGAAAGTAGCTTTAAAGATTTTCTTGACTTTCTGGCTACTAATGATATTTCTGAAGGGAAGAGCTTCATTGATATCCTCAAGATCAATAACGACAaccactactaa